A window from Streptomyces subrutilus encodes these proteins:
- a CDS encoding ribonuclease domain-containing protein — protein sequence MTLLRTARRLAGAALVLTVFAAPAASSASAQAAAHPSLRPADVIEPPLPVEEFPGQVREACGIWQGLDWPQAPRPTDYPVADTRLVIRGSNVYGNRSRDLPLDGRYREYDVNPRTPGQYRDAERIVRDPDTRAVWYTDDHYATFREISSGCE from the coding sequence ATGACTCTTCTGCGCACCGCGCGCCGTCTGGCCGGCGCCGCCCTCGTCCTGACCGTGTTCGCCGCGCCGGCCGCGTCCTCCGCCTCGGCGCAGGCCGCCGCGCATCCGTCGCTGCGCCCCGCCGACGTCATCGAACCGCCGCTGCCCGTCGAGGAGTTCCCCGGGCAGGTCCGGGAAGCGTGCGGGATCTGGCAGGGGCTCGACTGGCCCCAGGCGCCCCGGCCCACCGACTACCCGGTCGCGGACACCCGTCTGGTCATCCGCGGCAGCAACGTCTACGGCAACCGCTCCCGCGACCTGCCCCTCGACGGCCGCTACCGCGAGTACGACGTCAACCCGCGCACCCCCGGCCAGTACCGCGATGCCGAGCGCATCGTCCGCGACCCCGACACCCGCGCCGTCTGGTACACGGACGACCACTACGCCACCTTCCGGGAGATCTCCTCCGGCTGCGAGTGA
- a CDS encoding barstar family protein, with protein sequence MTDSALVVDLRGRRIETLDGFWDAVTGPCGLPAWFGRNLDAWSDTIDGRGISAVVDRHPTLAVHVDRTGLFAGDRRDARALAATFDGVRNRLFVHPVRVRRHP encoded by the coding sequence ATGACGGACAGCGCGCTCGTGGTCGATCTGCGCGGCCGGCGGATCGAGACCCTCGACGGATTCTGGGACGCGGTGACCGGGCCCTGCGGCCTGCCCGCGTGGTTCGGCCGGAACCTGGACGCGTGGTCGGACACGATCGACGGCCGGGGCATCTCGGCGGTGGTCGACCGCCACCCCACCCTGGCCGTGCACGTCGACCGGACGGGCCTGTTCGCCGGCGACCGCCGCGACGCCCGGGCCCTGGCCGCGACCTTCGACGGCGTACGCAACCGCCTCTTCGTCCACCCCGTGCGCGTACGGCGCCACCCCTGA
- a CDS encoding transketolase: MTQATADTALRYEDLGRLIGLMTGAEKHGPAATSTLDVVWVLYDRVLRVTPNSADDPGRDRFLLSKGHGPMAYYAVLAAKGFFPVGWLPGFGSYGSPLGHHPDRTLIPGVEIGSGSLGHGLPLAVGSALGLRAQGLDDPAVWVLIGDAELDEGSNHEALAYAGSAGLERLHTVVIDNDSATHGWPGGIATRFEAAGWSAVTVDGRDHAALHAAFTAPHPGRPHVVVARVEKKQ, encoded by the coding sequence ATGACACAGGCAACCGCGGACACCGCGCTCCGCTACGAGGATCTGGGCCGCCTCATCGGCCTCATGACCGGGGCCGAGAAGCACGGCCCCGCCGCCACCTCCACCCTCGACGTCGTGTGGGTGCTCTACGACCGGGTGCTCCGGGTCACGCCGAACAGCGCCGACGACCCCGGGCGGGACCGTTTCCTGCTGTCCAAGGGACACGGTCCGATGGCCTACTACGCGGTGCTCGCCGCCAAGGGCTTCTTCCCGGTCGGCTGGCTGCCCGGCTTCGGCTCCTACGGCTCCCCGCTCGGGCACCACCCCGACCGCACCCTGATCCCCGGCGTCGAGATCGGCAGCGGCTCGCTGGGGCACGGCCTGCCCCTCGCCGTGGGCAGTGCGCTCGGGCTGCGGGCGCAGGGCCTGGACGACCCGGCCGTCTGGGTGCTGATCGGCGACGCCGAGCTGGACGAGGGCAGCAACCACGAGGCGCTCGCCTACGCGGGCTCCGCCGGACTGGAGCGGCTGCACACCGTGGTGATCGACAACGACTCGGCGACGCACGGCTGGCCCGGCGGCATCGCCACCCGGTTCGAGGCGGCCGGCTGGTCCGCGGTGACGGTGGACGGGCGCGACCACGCGGCGCTGCACGCCGCCTTCACCGCGCCGCACCCGGGACGGCCGCACGTGGTGGTCGCCCGCGTCGAGAAGAAGCAGTGA
- a CDS encoding transketolase family protein, whose translation MDTMRERFISVTSRQLDEDPRLAVVLAEITMDGFLPAQRRHPDRVVNVGIREQLLIGVGGGLALTGLRPVVHTFASFLVERPFEQVKLDFGHQGTGGVLVSAGGSYDWPAGGFTHMAPGDVALLDTLDGWTVHVPGHPDEAEALLRHAYAAGDDKVYVRLSQQSNAAPRAVDGLRFTTVREGRAGVVVAVGPMLDNVLAATEGADLTVLYAPTVRPFDDAAVRRAVARSAPAVVLVEPYLAGTSAAAAGSALAHVPHRVRGLGVGRAELRRYGTMEEHLAAHGLDPAGLRERINAFLAPDAAH comes from the coding sequence GTGGACACCATGCGGGAACGATTCATCTCGGTCACGTCGCGTCAGCTCGACGAGGACCCACGGCTGGCCGTCGTGCTCGCCGAGATCACCATGGACGGGTTCCTGCCCGCCCAGCGGCGCCATCCCGACCGGGTGGTCAACGTCGGCATCAGGGAGCAGCTGCTCATCGGGGTCGGCGGCGGCCTGGCACTCACCGGTCTGCGCCCGGTGGTCCACACGTTCGCCAGCTTCCTCGTGGAGCGGCCGTTCGAGCAGGTGAAGCTGGACTTCGGACACCAGGGCACGGGCGGGGTCCTGGTCAGCGCCGGCGGCAGTTACGACTGGCCCGCAGGCGGCTTCACCCACATGGCTCCCGGCGACGTGGCCCTGTTGGACACCCTCGACGGCTGGACGGTGCACGTCCCGGGCCACCCGGACGAGGCCGAGGCACTGCTCCGGCACGCCTACGCCGCCGGCGACGACAAGGTGTACGTCCGGCTCTCCCAGCAGTCGAACGCGGCGCCCCGGGCGGTGGACGGCCTGCGCTTCACGACCGTGCGGGAAGGACGCGCGGGCGTGGTGGTCGCGGTCGGCCCGATGCTCGACAACGTGCTCGCTGCGACCGAGGGCGCGGACCTGACCGTGCTGTACGCGCCCACCGTGCGGCCCTTCGACGACGCGGCCGTGCGACGGGCCGTCGCCCGCAGCGCACCCGCCGTGGTCCTCGTCGAGCCGTACCTGGCGGGCACCTCGGCGGCCGCGGCGGGCAGCGCTCTGGCCCATGTGCCCCACCGGGTACGGGGCCTGGGCGTGGGCCGGGCCGAACTGCGCCGCTACGGCACGATGGAGGAGCACCTCGCGGCCCACGGCCTGGACCCGGCCGGCCTGCGGGAGCGGATCAACGCCTTCCTCGCGCCGGACGCGGCGCACTGA
- a CDS encoding roadblock/LC7 domain-containing protein, protein MTWPEQPPGGSGLAGLDRLLGGLVRRVPHARGAVLLTADGLLGCAHGLDPDGADQLAALASGLFSLGRSAGARFGNGAAVRQVAVELDGALLFVSAAGAGTCLAVLAGPEADAGVLGYEMGVLVTTVRPCLAAPPRRPAATTGPGAAPEY, encoded by the coding sequence GTGACGTGGCCGGAGCAGCCCCCGGGAGGGAGCGGACTCGCCGGCCTCGACCGGCTGCTCGGCGGCCTGGTACGGCGGGTGCCGCACGCGCGCGGCGCCGTCCTGCTCACCGCGGACGGGCTCCTCGGCTGCGCGCACGGCCTCGATCCGGACGGCGCCGACCAGCTGGCCGCCCTGGCGTCGGGGCTGTTCTCGCTGGGCCGCAGCGCCGGGGCCCGCTTCGGCAACGGGGCCGCGGTGCGGCAGGTCGCCGTCGAGCTGGACGGCGCGCTGCTCTTCGTCTCGGCGGCCGGCGCCGGAACCTGCCTGGCGGTCCTGGCCGGCCCGGAGGCCGACGCCGGAGTGCTCGGCTACGAGATGGGGGTCCTGGTCACGACCGTACGGCCGTGCCTGGCGGCCCCGCCGCGACGGCCCGCGGCCACCACCGGCCCGGGCGCCGCCCCGGAGTACTGA